GTTGACTTTAATTAGCTTTGATGCAATAATAGCTGCCAGCCATAAAATTTGGGCTAACATTATGTTTGGAATAGTCTATTATTTGACTATTGGGAAGAAAGCTTTTTGTCCCATGGGTTTAATAATCTTAGATGAAATGATCTATCTGCTACCACACAAGGTTAATTAAAAAGAAAAGTAGCTTGACAAAGAGATAAATAGAAGAACACGGTAGTAAAAGGAAATGAAGCTATTCTTGTTGAAAAGATGTTCACGATCAGTTTTTCCAGGAAGCCTCAAGTAAGGTAGGGAATAATCCTTCAAGAGGTTATATAGAAGTGTCTAACTGTATTCCATTTATTTAGATCCATGTTTTGCTTAAAAATAAACAAGAATGTTATTAGTCGCTTATGAATAATTGGAACACCATAGAAGTGTTAATTTCGTATACGTGCACATGAATATGTAGTCCAAGAGAtggccatgcatgcatgcatctatCTAGATAGAATAGGGGCTTCCTGTTATAGCTTCTACCTTTCTCTTGTCCTTTGCATACGTTTCTAGACATCTGCTGGTCGGAATGTAACAGACAATCTATATAGGATGTCAACGTATTCCTAATCTAGCTAGCCACTCTGTTTACCTTGCATGATCTTGACTATCCTTTACACCTTTTAGTGTGAGAACTATATATTGATATGACAAtttgaaaaaaaagagaggggaTGAAAAAGAAGATCCAATCTGCAGTGACGGAACTATATCTCATCGATGTCATGATCATGTTAAGGTGCATGTGCTTTGGAAGCGACCATTCATGATTGCATGAATAACGATGATTCCTTATTCCGATATCTAGGAAAATGATCCTTTTGCCATGGAACTTTATATAGATCATTAGGTTTCGTTCCTCGATCGAATTGTAAGATCACATGTATGTAGGTGTGCAAAGGGAACATCAGTATGGAGATAGCTGCACTGTATCAGTGCATGGCTGTATGGTGATGAGCATATCAAAAAGCTTTTTAGCCGCTATCTCCACTTATTCGACAAGTATATACATGTCTGACCTGACTCGTGGTATAGTAAGTCGAGTATTCATCTCTCTAGCTCTATAGACTACAGCATCTGCACACAGTTGCACACACATACTGAAAATTCTTCCCTTGTCGATGTGCAACAGATGCAGACACAGGCCGACAAACAGATGATCATGAGTACAAATCGCGGGCATCCCTTGACTGATCACAGTGATGCATGCTCGTACAACTGGGAGTATGGACCGAGATGTTCTAACCTCCTCCAAAACCCACAAGGACACTGCTAGCTACTACTGTACCCACACTGGTCGTGTACTGTTGTTAATTGTGCTACGGCGCACTAGCTGGAGCGAGCAGCGGCACATGCCTTAAATTACCGGCATGCATGGAAAGACTTCCCCACAAGGACATACTAGGTGTAAATGCCGACCCGTGTCCACAAACCAGAAAAATCATGCATACTCATGTATATATATAGTAGGCTGTGCAGAGTTTACAAGACATGCATGTTCCAACTAACTGGCTCTATTAACTAAAAATACAAAATTTCTTCCATTTAAGGGCTTGTTCGGTTTAGTGGAAAATTTGAGTGAAAGGTTTAGTTGAAATTGAAGAGGATTGGACGGGATGATTGAATCCCTTACAAAAAAAACCCCTTGATATGGGATTAACCGAACAAGTCCTAATCATCTCTTTACAGTTAAATTAAATAATTTTCATTGATACATTCCCTTTTCATAAAAAGATAGATACATCCCTGGTATCTAATAAGATCCTGCTCACCATATATACATACCGACTTCCGAAAAGTTATCGGTTCAGGAGTAGATGTATATACATACCAAGAATTCATGGAGAAGGTAGCTGGGGCAATCAATCAAATAAATCAGAGTTGCTTATTAGTGCATACACTACTAAAAAACAGCTTTTAGGGGcgggtaaaaatatatttgtaggggcgggtgtaGTACCCACCCCTGCTTCTCGCACCTACAAATGCTGTTTGCAGGGGCGGGTAACACGCCTGCCCCTGAAAACCAGTTTCCAGGGGCGGGTGAGGGGGTGACCCACCTCTGAAAATTGGTTTTTCAAGGGTGAGTCGTGGCGTGATCGGCCCCTACAgatcaaataaaaaaaatcatcgGCCGCTGGCAACCACCGCCGCTCCCCGCGTGGCAGTTACTGCTCCCCCGCGCCAACTCGGGGCGTGCCGCCAGGGACGGAGAGCATCGCTGCCGCACGTGCGCTTGCTGCCGGAATCTGCCCATACGCTCGTTCGCCGACGAATCCACCTGTGCGCTTGCCGCCTGTTCTACCCGCCCGCGCACTCGCCGCCAGACCCGCCCGCGCGCTCACCACTGCCTCCTGCCACCGGATCGGGCCGCCACTGCCACATCTGCCTCCCTCTCCCATGCCGCGCCGCCACTGCTTCCCCATGCCGCGCCGAACCACTACTCGTCCCCCGCGTGGGCAGCTCCCCCACGCCAACAGCTCCCCCACACCGGCAGCTCCGCGCGCCGCGGAGGCTCCACGTCGGTCATCCCGCGCGCTGCTATCCCTCTCGCACCACGCAGCCCTCCTAGAACCACCATGGTCCCCCTCACGCTGCCATGGCTTTGAGTGGTgggagagagaaggggaggtGGTGGCGAGGGAGGAGCGGCTCGATCCGCACTGTCGCAGCCCCCTCGAGCCGCCGTGACTTAGCCAGGCGGGAGAGGGAAGGCCAGTgggggagggagaggaaaggaagggcggcgggggagggagaggaggaagagaagggagggTGGTGGGGGAGAGAATGGAGGGGCGACGTGGCGAGAGAGCAGAGGATcgagagaggaagggaggggatcagaggaagagagaaggaaGCAGGCGGGTTGTGTAGAGGCCGCGGTGGCGCGCGATTGGCGGAGGGCGAGGGGGCGTTGATCATGACGTGGGACCAGGGAGCAAGCTGGGGATGGCTTAATTTTTAGAGGCCGGTGCCCTAGAAATGGATTTCAAGAAGCGGGTGATGCCACCACGGcgcctaaaaatatttttctactttattccgaaaattcatttaaatctttacatataacaaaaaaatttaaaaagtaAAACTTCTACAATATGGTTATTGCGAAATGTAGATATGAAAAATATGCTaaatatatttcagtgtatataaagattaagattatagaaatctcaaagtatgacttgatTTGTATGAGATACTATTTAGTTATAGCCATATATAGTTTCATAATAATTTTTGGATTATTAAATGACCTTAAATGAAAAATTGTCAACTATAAAGTTTTAGATCTCATCATTCTCTACTATTTTGacataaagtttgacttcatccgagatcatatgaaaaagtcataaatttttttatgtggaaccatttttaggggcgggtcacaccatcacccgcccctgaaaataaTGCCCATCTGTAGGGGCACTTTTCtaggggcggtcagatgctacAGTAGCCACGCTCCATTTGTAAGAGTGGGTTACATTTTGACCCACCTTGGACGTCACTGCAAATCATTCCTGTAGTAGTGAAATCTAGACTAGGTTTAGTTTTCAAGTGGTGTAAATCTATTGAGGTAGACAGGAATTGAAGGATTAATTGGGCCAGCATGATTATTCGAGTCATCGGCCGGCCGTCCGAAGCATAGGAGGAGCACGCGTAGTACTTACCTTCAGATCAAAATCCAATAGCTTACACGCACGCGTGAACACAAGAGGACAACTTGTACGAGTTGAGTGTGCCTTTTTATTAGTAGTATAGTTTTTTAATTTACAAAAATTTCTATTTAATTATTATTAGAGATGAAAAATGCTTGTAGCACATGGTGGTAAGTCATCCAATTGCAATACAACCAACTAGGGCTTGAATCCTGGTTCTAACAAATTAAAAAAGACCTGGCCTCTGGAAATTATGTCCCAATATGGGATAAGAGCTGGCTTTTAGGTATCTTTTCTCAACCTTCCGAACAACGCCTTTGGGATGTCTCTCCGCTTGAATCAAGTTTTTTAGAAAAATTACTTTGCTACTCtctccatttcaaattataggttattttaattttttttagatacataatttttCCTATATATCTAAACATAACTTATATCTATGTGCATAGCAAATgctatatatctagaaaagTTAAAACAACCTATAATTTGAAATGAGAGAGTATTAATCTCTTGATTAGTTATTTTGTTTTCCTCATTTATCGTTTGTGTATATATTTGTCAGATTCCTCGACGTTTATTGATTTTTCTGATACCTCAAGAAACAAAGACACAACATTTGAATGAAACGGTTTGAATATTTCACTTGTAAAGATGCATATATAGGCAGGCCCTTGTAAAGATGAACAATGAACTTCTTAATTATTTCATATCTTTATCACCTCCGTGAATAAGATGAATGTTTTGGACTAGAAATTCTTTCTTTTAGAGAGATTCAGAAGATAAAGATCATAACTTGGTGCATATGATTCTACACGAGCCAGAAAAAAGCTACGCGAATCCATCTCACAGGCCGTGTGTTTGGATCTGGGACCATTGCATTGCATGTATAAAGGAGGGTGCATACATGCAACACCGCCACTGTCCCACTCCACCGATGCACAGTCGATTGAGCTAGCTGGCTTCCTTCTAGTTCTAGCTACACACATAAACAGTAGAAACATTTTTATAGCTGAACTTGACATGCCACTCGAAGGGTCAGCTGCACTACAGCAGTGCTCCAATTTATAGGCCACCGCTGAGGTCTCTTCGTTGGAGAGGTCCCCTTCCTGTAGGCGGTATAGCTATACTAGTCGCTAGTAACAACAACAGTATAAGAACCTCCTACAGCAGGCGAACAATATCGTTCTCTCTTTTTTACCAGGGCTAGCTATACTACTTGACACACAGATGTGAtgtgatctctctctctctctctctctctctctctctctctctctctctctctctctctctctctctctctctctcattctTGGGCGAGGTACCTAGCTCAGCTAAAAGTAACAGCCATTAATACCGGCACATATCAATGGGTCCTCATCTTATTATTGCTgtctaaataaattttaattaggTATCTAATCTCCTCtcttatctctctctctctctctctctcctctcccaaGCTCGCAAGGCTTCTTCTCACCACCAGTGGTACCACCACTTGCACCAATCAACCTCATTCGTCCAGCAAGAAGACCACACCACACCCCGCAGCGGTataggccggccggccgtccCCTTGTCTAGTTGGGTCTCGATCTGTCTCTCTGTGTGGCGTGTGGGTGTAGTTAGGGCTGGTCGTCTTGTactactcctcctcctcctcctcccctctcctccctcccttCTCCTGCTGCTATAAAGCAAGGCTGGCTACCGGGAGGCGAGGTAATGACTCGAGGCCGCCGTCGAGCATGGGGGGAGAtcaccatcaccaccaccaccaccacgacgGCAGCatggcgcgcggcgcgggcggcgacgaCGGGCAGCAGCAGGCGCAGCACGACATGGTGATGCCGGGCTTCCGCTTCCACCCGACGGAGGAGGAGCTTATCGACTTCTACCTCCGCCGGAGGGTGGAGGGCAAGCGCTTCAACATCGAGCTCATCAACCTGGTCGACCTCTACCGCTACGACCCGTGGGATCTCCCCGGTAAGCAACGCATGTGAATGCTATTACCAACCAGCTAGCTCCTGCTGAGCTACTACTACTAAGTATACAAGGGATCTGGCATGATTTCATGCATGTGACCCCCTTTACTGATTTTGATTTCAtgtgagcctttgccttttccaTTACTTTAATTTTTCATGCATGCGATGCTTGCTTATAACTTATTCGTGTCTAATATATGCATGGATGCTCTACATAAACAATAGCTCTAGCTTCAATTGGGGACAAGGAGTGGTTCTTCTACGTGCCAAGAGACCGCAAGTACCGCAACGGCGACCGGCCGAACCGGGTCACTCCATCAGGCTACTGGAAGGCCACAGGGGCAGATCGGATGGTGCGCGTTGAGGGCAACCGGTCCATCGGGCTGAAGAAGACTCTGGTGTTCTATGTGGGGAAAGCACCCAAGGGACTTAGGAGCAGCTGGATCATGAACGAGTACCGCCTTCCTCATGGCGAGGCCGACCGGTACCAAAAGGTTATATAGGCAATTCCCCATCTACGTACTAATATGTGAAGAGATGattttatttttcttcttccttgagaaATTTTGCTCTTCCCTGGCTGTTTCTTTTTACCTTAATTGGATTGGTTTTTGAATTCTTTGAGATCCCAGAAAAGCTTAAAGTGTTGTATGAAAGATGTGTCCACCACTTAAATTTCCCCTCACTTTTTGGAAGTTGGGTTGATGattgctagctagctagctagctagcttctGTTTGTGATTGCCGGCTGGAATCATGTGTATAGGCAAACTGTTACACAAAAGTGTTAAGAGTGATGCGTAGAATCGCATGTGCAAGATCTAGCTAGATCTCCGTGGTTTTTGTAGAGCTAATTGATCCACAAAAAGGTGGATCTATCTATACATACCCTTTCAAATTTCGTTCCAAATTTAATTAGGCTATTTGCATCACATGCAGTTGGTGCATCTCAATTTTTTCTTCAGTACTTGAAGGAAGCTTGAAAAGATTTATTTTCCCCCAATTTTTGCACAGATCGGTGACTCTTTTCTTCAGCTTTCCTTTGCAAAGGCTTGTCCTTCCTTTTTGGAAGTATCCATCACCAGCATCCTTCATATGCAAAAAGTTTGCAACATACTTTTTAAGATGTGCATACCTGGGATAACTACTCAAAAGAGAAAAACATACTCATGATTATTAAACAATAGCAGTATCAAGAAGCAAGGAAACACATGATCTAGCTAAAATGGAAtttatttatattttgaattcGTCATATATCCCTATTTGTTTAGGGTAGCATGAAAGATAACATACTTCTTCCCTTGGAACTTTTAATTTCCAATGTCACGACAAAGTTATGTTATAGGTTAtaatctcctcctcctcttcttctttttcttcttttgctgGCTGCAGCCTTCCTTTGTTTCATAACCAGGGTGTATGTATATACTTATTTCTGATCAAATCACTTGATGTATAATAAGAACACTTTCAGTCTCATTCTAACTGCATGGATACATTAGTTGTTCATTTTTGCGCTTAGGAACACCAATTTCATTTTGGAGTATTCTTGATCGATTCATCTTCATATTATGTAGGAGATttccctttgccgagtgtataaaCGTCCTGGGATTGAAGACAACTTTCACCTCACCACCACCACAAGATCATCCGGCTCAAAGGCGGCAGCGTCGATGGAAAAGAAGCACCATCGGACATCGGCGTCGCCCCGCTTGGCACCAATGTTCGACGGTGCCCACTCATCAGCTCACATGAGCAAGCCATACAGTGGAACAAACACCATCATGGCATCATCAGCTGCAGCTCGAGCAGCAACAATGGCGCCTCAGATATCAATGGCGTTCCTGTCAACCGCGTCGCTTAGCTCCACCACGTCGACGGAGGAGGACGGTACATCAC
The Panicum hallii strain FIL2 chromosome 6, PHallii_v3.1, whole genome shotgun sequence genome window above contains:
- the LOC112898014 gene encoding NAC domain-containing protein 35-like, which translates into the protein MGGDHHHHHHHHDGSMARGAGGDDGQQQAQHDMVMPGFRFHPTEEELIDFYLRRRVEGKRFNIELINLVDLYRYDPWDLPALASIGDKEWFFYVPRDRKYRNGDRPNRVTPSGYWKATGADRMVRVEGNRSIGLKKTLVFYVGKAPKGLRSSWIMNEYRLPHGEADRYQKEISLCRVYKRPGIEDNFHLTTTTRSSGSKAAASMEKKHHRTSASPRLAPMFDGAHSSAHMSKPYSGTNTIMASSAAARAATMAPQISMAFLSTASLSSTTSTEEDGTSLYHLKDANPPMLPSSTHALLNANSTTMAAIPIDELSRAIGGSYNNQVNPNNQPLPSSQGPLLPFPSMEKIWDWNPLLESPKVCTSFK